The proteins below come from a single Penaeus monodon isolate SGIC_2016 chromosome 23, NSTDA_Pmon_1, whole genome shotgun sequence genomic window:
- the LOC119588117 gene encoding serine/threonine-protein kinase nak1-like: MTYCRGRDLFLAVDQEPSDCACLGVMLRTCQALRQVHQAGLVHCDLKPDNVLLEVDADGEPQEVHVVDLGLACRVGHSYPRAAPVTGKPYFCACFFDGSPVQARCDVVGLAVTLAFFRNAMSCEHGELDALLQRASDAQHERRPSLEELIALLQRLLLKAGAQLPSCCEAAEAQQPAGSSFSPGRF, translated from the coding sequence ATGACCTACTGCCGCGGCCGCGACCTGTTCCTGGCGGTGGACCAGGAGCCCAGCGACTGCGCCTGCCTCGGCGTCATGCTCCGGACGTGCCAGGCCCTGCGGCAGGTGCACCAAGCCGGCCTCGTCCACTGCGACCTCAAGCCGGACAACGTCCTGCTGGAGGTGGACGCGGACGGCGAGCCGCAGGAGGTCCACGTCGTCGACCTGGGCCTGGCGTGCCGCGTCGGCCACTCGTACCCGCGCGCGGCCCCCGTCACCGGCAAGCCCTACTTCTGCGCCTGCTTCTTCGACGGCTCGCCCGTCCAGGCCCGCTGCGACGTGGTCGGCTTGGCCGTCACCCTCGCCTTCTTCAGGAACGCCATGTCCTGCGAGCACGGGGAGCTGGACGCGCTCCTGCAGAGGGCCTCCGACGCGCAGCACGAGAGGCGGCCGTCTCTGGAGGAGCTCATTGCCCTCCTGCAGAGGCTCCTTCTGAAGGCCGGCGCTCAGCTCCCCTCCTGCTGTGAGGCGGCCGAAGCGCAGCAGCCCGCCGGGAGCAGCTTCAGTCCAGGTCGCTTCTGA